One segment of Panicum virgatum strain AP13 chromosome 1K, P.virgatum_v5, whole genome shotgun sequence DNA contains the following:
- the LOC120650161 gene encoding exocyst complex component EXO70A1-like, with product MGQEEEQDRVAASLAAARRTLRAGVEKSRALGDALARAGPRLEEIQAALPALEAAVRPIRAPRGELAAAGPHIDRAVGPAAAVLKVFDAVHGLEPPLLAPGEDLPGYLAVLAQLEEASRFLAGNCGLAAQWLADIVEYLGDRDLADPRFLADLGVTLDGLKAPEGDLDGGLLAAALDILEAEFRRLLADHSAPLAMPKSGAAAAPARVPAAAVHKLSLILDRLLANGRQDRCVAAYIDARGSVVSASLGSLGLDYLRDPPQDAQELGPALEMWGRHLEFVVRRLLESERQLCAKVFGQYKDDASACFAEVAAQAGVLDFLKFGRAVADAKKDPIKLQRLLEVFDSLNRLRLDFNRLFGGKACAEIQSQTRDLVKLLIDGAVEIFEELIVQVELQRHMPPPSDGGVPRLVTFVVEYCNRLLGDQYRPVLGQVLTIHRSWRKEVFNDRKLVDSVLNIVKALEANFDVWSKAYDNAMLSYLFMMNTHWHFFRHLKATKLGEILGDVWLREHEQYKEYYLSMFIRESWGALSPLLNREGLILFSKGRATARDLVKQRLKTFNSSFDEMYCRQSSWVIPDKDLREKTCNLVLQTIVPTYRSYLQNYGPLVEQEGNTGRYIRFTVDGMEKMLGALYMPRPRRASSIQIRHSSGKINSAMTGLHRSASAVK from the coding sequence atgggtcaggaggaggagcaggaccgggtggcggcgagcctggcggcggcgcggcgcacgcTGCGGGCGGGGGTGGAGAAGTCGCGGGCGCTGGGGGACGCGCTGGCGCGCGCGGGGCCCCGCCTCGAGGAGATCCAGGCGGCGctgccggcgctggaggcggcggtgcgcccgatccgcgcgccgcgcggggaGCTCGCGGCCGCGGGGCCCCACATCGACCGCGCCgtgggccccgccgccgcggtgctcaAGGTGTTCGACGCCGTGCACGGGCTCGAGCCGCCGCTCCTGGCGCCCGGGGAGGACCTGCCCGGGTACCTCGCCGTCCTGGCGCAGCTCGAGGAGGCGTCCCGCTTCCTCGCCGGCAActgcggcctcgccgcccaGTGGCTCGCCGACATCGTCGAGTACCTCGGCGACCGCGACCTCGCCGACCCGCGCTTCCTCGCCGACCTCGGGGTCACGCTCGACGGGCTCAAGGCGCCGGAAGGCGACCTCGACGGagggctcctcgccgccgccctcgacaTCCTCGAGGCCGAGTTCCGCCGCCTGCTCGCCGACCACTCCGCGCCGCTCGCGATGCCCAagtctggggcggcggcggcgcctgcccgcgtgcccgccgccgccgtccacaaGCTCAGCCTCATCCTCGATCGCCTCCTGGCCAACGGCAGGCAGGACCGCTGCGTGGCCGCGTACATTGATGCGCGAGGGAGCGTGGTGAGCGCCAGCCTAGGTTCTCTAGGCCTCGACTACCTGCGCGACCCGCCGCAGGATGCGCAGGAGTTGGGACCTGCACTTGAGATGTGGGGGCGGCATTTGGAGTTTGTGGTGCGCCGCCTCCTCGAGTCAGAGCGGCAGCTCTGCGCCAAGGTGTTTGGGCAGTACAAGGATGATGCATCTGCGTGCTTCGCTGAGGTGGCGGCACAGGCCGGCGTTCTTGATTTCCTGAAGTTTGGCCGTGCAGTTGCCGATGCCAAGAAGGACCCCATCAAGCTCCAGCGGTTGCTGGAGGTGTTTGATTCGTTGAATAGGCTGCGCCTGGACTTCAATAGGTTGTTCGGTGGTAAGGCCTGTGCAGAGATTCAGAGCCAGACGAGGGACCTTGTGAAGCTGTTGATTGATGGTGCTGTTGAGATCTTTGAGGAGTTGATTGTGCAGGTTGAGCTACAGCGACACATGCCTCCCCCATCTGATGGGGGTGTGCCACGCTTAGTTACCTTTGTCGTCGAGTACTGCAACCGGCTGCTTGGTGATCAATACAGGCCAGTGCTTGGGCAGGTGCTCACCATTCATCGCAGCTGGCGCAAAGAGGTGTTCAATGACAGGAAGCTTGTTGACTCGGTGCTTAATATTGTCAAGGCCCTCGAAGCTAACTTTGATGTTTGGTCCAAGGCGTATGACAATGCTATGCTGTCGTATCTCTTCATGATGAACACACACTGGCATTTCTTTAGGCATTTGAAGGCTACTAAGCTAGGTGAGATCTTGGGTGATGTGTGGCTGCGAGAGCATGAACAATACAAGGAATACTATTTGTCAATGTTTATCCGGGAGAGCTGGGGAGCACTTTCCCCGCTATTGAACCGGGAGGGATTAATATTGTTCTCAAAAGGCCGAGCCACGGCGAGGGACCTGGTGAAGCAGCGTCTCAAAACATTCAATTCAAGCTTTGATGAGATGTATTGCAGGCAATCATCGTGGGTCATACCGGACAAGGATTTGCGTGAGAAGACGTGTAATCTTGTGCTACAAACAATCGTTCCTACTTACCGGAGCTACTTGCAGAACTATGGGCCACTTGTGGAGCAAGAGGGAAATACTGGCAGGTACATAAGGTTCACTGTCGATGGTATGGAGAAGATGCTCGGTGCTCTCTACATGCCCCGTCCCAGGAGGGCTTCAAGTATCCAGATCAGGCACTCGAGTGGCAAGATTAACAGTGCAATGACCGGGTTGCATCGGAGCGCTTCTGCAGTGAAATAA